From Humidesulfovibrio mexicanus:
GGCGCTGTATTCCAAGCGGCCCATCGACGCCATAATGGACAGGAGCCCGCTCATCGTGGACGAGGCCACGGCAGTGGAGCACACGGCCAAGGCAGCCATGCAGCGGGAGAAGATCAAGGCCTATGACGACATCATCGTCACACGGCACGGCAAGGTGCTGGGCATCGTTACCGTGCAGCGCCTGCTGAACACCCTGGCCCATGTGCAGGTGGAAATGGCCAAGGGCACCAATCCGCTCACCGGCCTGCCCGGCAACGTCACATTGGAACGCGAGGTGGAGGCCGGAATCGGCGCGGGCAAGCGCTTCACCATCGCGTACGCCGACCTGGACAACTTCAAGGTCTACAACGACACCTACGGCTTCAAGAACGGCGACCGCGTGATCAAACTCGCGGCCGATATTCTGGACCACGCGCTGCGTCGCTTCGGTGAAGGGCAGGACAAGCTCTTCCACATCGGCGGCGACGACTTCGTCATGCTCTGCAAGCCGGAAACGGTGGAACGCATCTGCCGGTCGGCCACGCGCTGCTTCCGCAGGCTCATCCGCACCTGCTACTGCCAGAAGGATCGCCAAAGCGGCGAGGTGCGCGCCACAGGGCGTGACGGCGTCGAACGCGCCTATCCGCTGGTGTCCCTGTCCATCGGCATTCTGGAGATCGGCGGCGCCTGCACCCTGCTTGAAATCGGCGAACGTGCGGCGCACGTGAAGAAATACGCCAAGTCCATGCCCGGCAACGTGTACGCCTGGGACCGGCGGCCCGCCCTGGGGACCCAACCATCGCAGACGGTTGCTGCTGCGGTGTAAGGACCGACAGCGCCCCCTCCCCCGCGGCGGGAAGCCCTATGCTCCGCCACGGAAGAGGGGCGCGCCTGGGCCGCACGGCCGCCTATGCGACAGGCGGGGTAAACACGCGAGTTGCCAGTTCGCGGTCCAGCATGAACATGCCGCCGCCATCGCCCACCATCTTGAGCTTGTTGACGGTGTCGCCAAAGCTGGCTTCCTCTTCCACCTGCTCGGAAACAAACCACTGCAAAAAAATGGCCGAGGCGTGGTCGTTCTCCTTCTGGGCAAGGGTCATGAGGTCGTTGATGCGCTTGGTGACGGCAAATTCATGCCTCAGCGCATAATCGAAGGCCGCAAGCGGGGTCTTCCAGGTGCTCGGCGGGGCCTCTATGCCCTGCAGGACAACGCGCCCACCTTTCTCGTTGACGTAGTCGAACATCTTGCGGGCATGAAACTGCTCTTCCTGGAACTGCACATCCATCCAGTTTGCGAAACCGGAAAGTCCGGCGTTTGAAAAATACGACGACAGGGACAGATACAGGTACGCAGAATAGTATTCCCACTTGATCTGGTCGTTGAAGGCCTTCTCCATCTTTTTGCTCAGCATCTGCTCGTCTCCTATGGCGCACGAGGCGCGGTGGTGGTGGGGAGGCGAGTGTAGTTCTACACACTTTGCGTGCGGATGGGAAGAGAGGACAAGAGCAAAGAATCAGCGCAGGGCATTGCCGGTGAAGATGTGCCGGATGCGATGCATGAGGTGCGTCATGCGCTGGCCCGAGGTGATGTTGGCCAGGCCCGTGGCCAGCGCCTTCTCGGACCCGATGAACACGGCCAGCCTGCGGGCGCGGGTGAGGGCCGTGTAGAGCAGGTTGCGCATGAGCAGGACATAGTGCTGGGTGACCACGGGCACCACCACGGCAGGATACTCGCACCCCTGGGATTTGTGCACGCTCACGGCATAGGCCAGCGTCAGATCCT
This genomic window contains:
- a CDS encoding ferritin, which encodes MLSKKMEKAFNDQIKWEYYSAYLYLSLSSYFSNAGLSGFANWMDVQFQEEQFHARKMFDYVNEKGGRVVLQGIEAPPSTWKTPLAAFDYALRHEFAVTKRINDLMTLAQKENDHASAIFLQWFVSEQVEEEASFGDTVNKLKMVGDGGGMFMLDRELATRVFTPPVA